A portion of the Acidobacteriota bacterium genome contains these proteins:
- a CDS encoding type III PLP-dependent enzyme codes for MTHAVNVSSMTGAPVSRHLDTELIRDLFASTSAATPALLLSRSGVRRNCRALQAALPRADLHYAVKSNDHPAILRQVQRCGGSFDVCSVREIDAVLATGIDPARLIHSHPIKSLREFDQAVAKGVRVFVVDNVDETEKLRRYTNEKLRILIRFRINTNTTAVVNLQYKFGCTVDEVLPLAEKIRAAGHEYDGLCFHIGSQCIYPENYVKAIHAAHLLIHRLDLAGFDTTVFDIGGGFPVEYVEPVPAIDEFCAPIAEALQKEIRPGIRVICEPGRYISASPVTLLSTIIGKSSRDGKTWYYLDDGLYSTFSGIVYDQCQYPVISRGERRELLSVLAGPTCDSFDVMYDGLMIPEQQVGDMLVFPLTGAYCAVSGSTFNSLARPEYKVID; via the coding sequence GTGACTCATGCCGTCAATGTCAGCAGTATGACGGGGGCTCCCGTCTCGCGTCATCTGGACACCGAACTGATCCGGGACCTGTTCGCCTCAACGAGTGCCGCCACGCCGGCCCTGCTGCTATCCCGTTCGGGGGTCCGTCGCAACTGCCGGGCTCTCCAGGCGGCGCTTCCGCGAGCCGACCTCCACTACGCCGTCAAGTCCAACGACCACCCGGCCATCCTCAGGCAGGTGCAACGGTGCGGCGGCAGTTTCGACGTGTGCTCGGTGCGGGAGATTGACGCCGTCCTGGCCACCGGTATCGACCCGGCGCGTCTGATTCATTCGCACCCGATCAAGTCGCTCCGGGAGTTTGACCAGGCCGTGGCCAAGGGGGTCAGGGTCTTCGTGGTGGATAATGTCGACGAGACCGAGAAGCTCCGGCGCTACACAAACGAGAAGCTCAGGATCCTCATACGCTTTCGGATAAACACCAATACGACCGCCGTTGTCAACCTGCAGTACAAATTCGGCTGCACGGTCGACGAGGTCCTGCCTCTTGCCGAGAAAATACGGGCAGCCGGCCACGAATACGACGGACTCTGTTTTCACATCGGCTCGCAGTGCATCTACCCGGAGAACTACGTAAAAGCCATCCACGCCGCGCACTTGCTGATTCACCGGCTGGACCTGGCGGGTTTCGACACCACCGTTTTCGACATCGGCGGCGGCTTCCCGGTCGAATACGTGGAGCCGGTGCCGGCTATCGACGAATTCTGTGCGCCTATCGCGGAGGCGCTCCAAAAGGAGATCCGTCCGGGCATCAGGGTTATCTGCGAACCCGGACGGTACATTTCAGCCAGCCCGGTGACGCTGCTTTCCACCATCATCGGCAAATCATCTCGGGACGGGAAAACGTGGTACTATCTGGACGACGGCCTGTACTCGACGTTCAGCGGAATAGTCTACGATCAGTGTCAGTATCCCGTGATCAGCCGCGGTGAAAGGCGGGAGTTGCTGTCGGTTCTGGCCGGCCCGACCTGCGATTCGTTCGACGTCATGTATGACGGGCTCATGATCCCCGAACAGCAGGTCGGTGATATGCTGGTCTTTCCGCTGACGGGGGCGTACTGCGCGGTTTCCGGCTCCACCTTCAACTCGCTGGCCAGACCGGAGTACAAGGTCATTGACTGA